Genomic segment of Acidobacteriota bacterium:
TTCCTTGCCACTAACGTTCCCCATTGGCATTAAGTCAAAGAAATATCTTAACCTAACAACATAAATCAATTCTTGCTTCGTAGTGTATCTTTTTACCATGCTCGCTTCGATTGCTACACCCTTCATGGGAATCTGAAAACGGGACGTCTCCCCTGCCCTCTGCGGTTGGCCTCCAGTAGCGGATTGTCTGGCCTTAGCACTTGTGTCGGCGGCCACTGGTTTGTGGGTGGCATACGAGGGTTCAGTTAGGAGTATTATTGCAGTCGCGAGGATCAATCTGCTCATAAGCCTCGAAGTCACTCTCAGACAAAACTAGGAAGGTCTTTCAACTCTACCCGTCCGCTTCGTGCGCGAAATAGGCCCAACGATTAATATGATCATTTACCAGGTTATTAGACATCGCTGCTATTGCTTTCGGCTAACTACGACCTAGGAGTGGGCCGAATGATACCGTTTCCAACAAATGAATTCAAGACCACTCGAATGCGACACACCAACACCAGTTGGATGGCAGCTAGGATCATTGAGAGAAGTTCGATGTCGATCGTTCGACCCAGGTCTCGAAACCTCAGCTCGCGGCAGACGGGACGGTTTCTTCTTTCACCCTTTCGATCTTAGTCTCAACTATCCGGTTTCGAGCCGTCGATTGGACCGTCAGCTTCAGACCGTTGTACTCGACGCTCTCGCCGCGCTTCAACAGCCTGCCCGCGCGCGCCATCATGAATCCGGCTATCGTGTGATAACTGTCGGACTCGGGCAGATTCAACGCTAGCCGTTTGTTCGCGTCTCTGATCGAAAGATTGCCGCGTACGTTGTAAGTGCCGTCGGGCTGTTCGACGATCTGGCGCGCCGCGGCTTCATCGTGCTCGTCGCGAATGTCGCCGACGATCTCTTCGAGCAAGTCTTCGAGCGTGACCAGTCCTTCCACTCCCCCGTGTTCGTCGACTACGAGGGCCATGTGCTCGCTCGAGCGGCGCAACATGCGAAGCGCGTCGTTGAGCTTCACGTTTGTCGGAATAAAGACGGGAGTCCTGACAAACTCTTCGAAGCTTACAGCACCGCCTCGTCGAACCGCGCGGCTCAGATCCTTGTGCAGCACGATGCCGATGATGTTGTCGAGCGAGTCGCGATAAATCGGCATGCGCGAGTAACGAGTTTGCTCGAACACGTCGAGCATCTCGGCGGGACTGAGTTCGGCATCCAGAGCTTCGATCTCGGTGCGCGGCACCATTACGCTTTCGACTGTCGCTTCGGTGAAATCAAAAACGTTGTAGATCAACTGCCGCTCGTCTTCGATCAGGTGGCCGCTCTTGTGGCTGAGCCCGACGAGGTGGCGCAACTCTTCCTCGCTGTATGCGGCGGCGTGTTCGGCGGTAGCTCGCAATCCCATCCAACGCAGGATCAGAACCCCGGATCGGTTGATCGACCAGATGGGGGCTTTGAAGACGCGGTAGAAGATCTCCATCGGGCGCGCTACCGCGAGCGCTATCTTCTCGGTTCGTTCGAGCGCAAACGCCTTAGGCACCAATTCGCCGAGCAAAAGGTGCAGGTAGGTTATCACGACAAACGCGAGCGCGACTGCGGTCGAATGCGCAGCGACTTTGGATGCGACGGCGGACAGAATCAAATCCGTCACCGGGTTAAGCAGCTGTGCGATGGTGTTCTGGCCGATCCATCCGAGCGCAAGACTTGCGAGGGTGATACCAACCTGGCACGCGGAAATGTAACCAGTCAGATCTTCCGTGATGCGCAGCAGGAGCCGCGCGCGCTTGTGTCCCTCCGCCATCAGGGTAGCCACCCGCGATCGCCTGAGGCTGACCAGTGCGAACTCGGCGCCGACAAAGAAAGCGTTGGCCAGCACCAGCATAAAAACAGCGGCCAGCTTGAGGAGGACAGTCAATAGTGGCGAGCCGTCCATAGACGGGGAGATTCTATCAAGCCCATGTAGTGATGACTAGCAACCGGGCGATCCGCCAATTTCTTAGAACATAGACCCCGCGCATAGAACCGATCGAATCGCGGGGCGCGGATGCCTTACTTCCTACCGACGCCGCACGGAAGCTCGTGCAGTTCAGCGACCAGTGCCAACGCGAACCGATACCCTACGTAGACGCTCGGCACGTGGACTCGTTTCACCTGGTCGCCGACACTATGGAGAATTGCCTCCCAGCCATTCGAGATACCGGCTATCGTAATCGCGGGTATCTTCTTCGAGATAAACGAACTGGAATCCGCGTCGGCGAAGTTAAGGTTGGCTCGCCCCAACGGAAGCTTCATTCGTTTTGCTAAATCGACTGCTCGTTTGATCAGCAATCCGCTTGACAGGTTTTCGATAACCTCGAGGCCCCCCATTCCCAGACTGTCAATGTTGACCATAGCGCAATAGCCGTCCGCTTCTTCCTTCTTGATCGCTTTCGCCATTGCCTTGGAACCAAGCAGTCCTTGCTCTTCTTTTCCGAAGGCCACAAAGACCAGGCTTTTTTGGATTGGATAATCTTTGAGGCTTCTGAATATGTGAGCCAACGCGACAATGCCGGTCCAGTTGTCGATCGCGCCGCATCCGTCCGCGACTTTGTCGTAGTGCGCACCCACGATTATAGTGCCGGTGGAGGTGCCCTTCTTACGTAAGACGAGATTCTCAACGCCATCCAGTTTTTCGACGTTTAGTTCGTCCTCGCGAGCGCCCATCTTCAAGAACAGAGCCTTAACGGCATTCAATCGTTCTAAGTCATTGCATGGAGCGAGAGCGAGGTCGCGAGCAATTTCCTCCTGAGTGGAAATAACACCTTGTTGAGCCTGAGCGGCGTAGTCCGGCTTTATCGAGGCGGGCGCCAGCAAGACGAAGGTGAAGAGCGGGACGACCAGACCCGTAGCAGATGGTCGTCGCTTTCTCGTATGGCTCAATCTGCACACATCATTTTGAAGTGATTCCATGGTTGACCGTTGGGGCAAGCGGCGGGAATCTCGATCGAGCTTCGCATAGCGCCCTTGCTCAGCCGCCATTCACCCAATTCCTCGCGCGCCCGATTGCGCGAGTCCATTCCGAAAGCAAACGATTGCGCTCCGATTCCGACATCCGTGGCTCGAACGTCTTCTCTCGCTGCCACAACTCGCTCAGTTCACTTGTGCTCGACCAGAAGTCAACCGCGAGCCCCGCAAGAAACGCCGCGCCTGCCGCGGTTGTTTCCGTGTTAGCGGGACGCACCACCGGGATTCCCAATATGTCTGATTGAAACTGCATCAGGAAGTCATTGCGCACCGCGCCGCCGTCTACTCGAAGCTCGGTCAGATCGATTCCCGAGTCGTCACGCATGCACCGCAACACGTCGCTTGTCTGATACGCGATTGATTCGAGAGCCGCGCGCGCGATGTGCTCTCGCGTCGAGCCGCGCGTCAGACCGACTATTGTCCCGCGGGCGTATTGGTCCCAGTGCGGCGCGCCCAGTCCGACGAACGCCGGAACAAAATAAACGCCGCCGTTGTCTTCAACGCTGGTGGCCATCGCTTCGGTGTCGGCTGCGGAGTCGATGATTTTGAGCCCGTCGCGCAGCCATTGGATTGCCGCGCCCGCGATAAACACGCTGCCCTCGAGCGCGTATTCGATCGGCTCGCTGTCGATCTGCCACGCGATCGTAGTCAGCAGGTTGCTCTTAGATCTTACAAGCTCCTTGCCGGTGTTGAGCAGCATGAAACAGCCCGTGCCGTAAGTGTTCTTTGACATGCCGGGTATCGTGCAGACCTGTCCGAACAACGCCGCTTGCTGGTCGCCGGCATTGCCCGCAATTGGTATCGCGCGGCCGAACAACGAGGGGTCCGTTTCGCCTATCATCGCGCTCGATGGAACGACGTGTGGGAGCACTTCGCGGGGCACATCGAGCGCGGCGAGCAGTTCATCATCCCATTCTCCGCGTTCGATGTTGAAGAGCAGAGTGCGGCTGGCATTCGACGGATCGGTCGCGTGAATGCGGCCGCCGGTGAGCTTCCATATCAACCACGAGTCCACCGTCCCAAAAGCGAGTCTGCCTCGGGCGGCCAGTTCTCGCGCGCCGGGAACGTGATCGAGCAGCCAGCGCACCTTTGTGCCTGAAAAATACGCGTCCAGCACGAGGCCAGTGCGTTGTTGAAAGAGCGGCGCCAGCCCCTCGCTTCGCATGTGATCGCAGTCTTCAGCGGTGCGCCGGCACTGCCACACGATGGCGTTGTGAATCGGTTCGCCGGTCTCGCGATCCCATATAATCGTCGTCTCGCGCTGATTGGTGATGCCGATGGCTGCGATCTGGTCAGGCTTAACATCCGATTCTCTCAAGACAACGTGGGCGGCGTTGAGCTGGGAAGACCAGATGTCTTCAGGCCGGTGTTCGACCCAACCGGGTTGCGGGTAAAGCTGCTCGAATTCTTGTTGCGCGACGGAGGTCGCGCGGCCCTGACGGTCGAATAGAATCGCGCGTGAGCTGGTTGTTCCTTGATCGAGCGCGAGGATGTACTGTTGACTCATTAACGTTCTCCAGGAAGGATGAGCTTCAAAAGGCGAGCAATGATAGCACTCGGGTTCTTTCTCAGCTAGAACAAATTTGGACTGCGCCGCCCTAAACCAGATTCCTACTCAGCTAGAACATCGGCGGCGCTTTTGCTTCGTGCAATTGTTTAGAAACCGCGAATCGGTCAAGAAAGGACCATCGCAGGGAGCGGCGGTGCTTTGGCTTCCGCGGGGTGATGAACCGGGGCGTAGCACCTGTTGGTAGGGTGTTCGCCAAAAGCGCCGCCACAGCCTGAGATAGTCGTTGAATCAGGAATAGGCGGCGCAGTCCAAATAAGCCGCTGCATGACACACTCGTTGCGCAGCAGCGTGAGCGTGTGGCTGCAATAACTGATCGAAGGCGGCGCACCACAAAGAGGTTCAAGTTCCTCGCAAGTCCACAGGTACGCCCCATTCGTTCTTGTGGACTCCAGTGGACAACCAGGTTTTCCCCTTACTGGTACTGCCAGCAAACGCGATGGTATAATTCACACCGTCGCGACGTTCAGTCACACAGAAGGAAACAAAACAGAATGGTAGCAACACGAACCCACAAGAGAGCGGTTTCAGTCACGCTCCTCGGATTGCTCTTTGTGCTCGCCCCGCAAGCATTAGCGCAAACTGAACAAGCTTCAGCGATCGATGTAACGCACTATAAGATCAATGCTGAGTTATTGCCCGACTCGCACACCCTCAAGGCACAAGCGATCGTAACGTTCAAAGCTCTCAAGCAGACTCAGTCAGCGGTGTTTGAGATGAACGGCTCGCTTAGCGTTTCCAGCATCAAAGCGCCCGACGGCAAAACGGCGCTGCAATTCATCCAGGACAAGGTCAACGAACTGAATGTCAGG
This window contains:
- a CDS encoding hemolysin family protein, giving the protein MTVLLKLAAVFMLVLANAFFVGAEFALVSLRRSRVATLMAEGHKRARLLLRITEDLTGYISACQVGITLASLALGWIGQNTIAQLLNPVTDLILSAVASKVAAHSTAVALAFVVITYLHLLLGELVPKAFALERTEKIALAVARPMEIFYRVFKAPIWSINRSGVLILRWMGLRATAEHAAAYSEEELRHLVGLSHKSGHLIEDERQLIYNVFDFTEATVESVMVPRTEIEALDAELSPAEMLDVFEQTRYSRMPIYRDSLDNIIGIVLHKDLSRAVRRGGAVSFEEFVRTPVFIPTNVKLNDALRMLRRSSEHMALVVDEHGGVEGLVTLEDLLEEIVGDIRDEHDEAAARQIVEQPDGTYNVRGNLSIRDANKRLALNLPESDSYHTIAGFMMARAGRLLKRGESVEYNGLKLTVQSTARNRIVETKIERVKEETVPSAAS
- a CDS encoding M20/M25/M40 family metallo-hydrolase, whose translation is MSHTRKRRPSATGLVVPLFTFVLLAPASIKPDYAAQAQQGVISTQEEIARDLALAPCNDLERLNAVKALFLKMGAREDELNVEKLDGVENLVLRKKGTSTGTIIVGAHYDKVADGCGAIDNWTGIVALAHIFRSLKDYPIQKSLVFVAFGKEEQGLLGSKAMAKAIKKEEADGYCAMVNIDSLGMGGLEVIENLSSGLLIKRAVDLAKRMKLPLGRANLNFADADSSSFISKKIPAITIAGISNGWEAILHSVGDQVKRVHVPSVYVGYRFALALVAELHELPCGVGRK
- the glpK gene encoding glycerol kinase GlpK; its protein translation is MSQQYILALDQGTTSSRAILFDRQGRATSVAQQEFEQLYPQPGWVEHRPEDIWSSQLNAAHVVLRESDVKPDQIAAIGITNQRETTIIWDRETGEPIHNAIVWQCRRTAEDCDHMRSEGLAPLFQQRTGLVLDAYFSGTKVRWLLDHVPGARELAARGRLAFGTVDSWLIWKLTGGRIHATDPSNASRTLLFNIERGEWDDELLAALDVPREVLPHVVPSSAMIGETDPSLFGRAIPIAGNAGDQQAALFGQVCTIPGMSKNTYGTGCFMLLNTGKELVRSKSNLLTTIAWQIDSEPIEYALEGSVFIAGAAIQWLRDGLKIIDSAADTEAMATSVEDNGGVYFVPAFVGLGAPHWDQYARGTIVGLTRGSTREHIARAALESIAYQTSDVLRCMRDDSGIDLTELRVDGGAVRNDFLMQFQSDILGIPVVRPANTETTAAGAAFLAGLAVDFWSSTSELSELWQREKTFEPRMSESERNRLLSEWTRAIGRARNWVNGG